A single region of the Brassica rapa cultivar Chiifu-401-42 chromosome A03, CAAS_Brap_v3.01, whole genome shotgun sequence genome encodes:
- the LOC103860221 gene encoding uncharacterized protein LOC103860221 translates to MEQWRVAQGCVFCGEPNETRDHLFFACPYTFTVLIDAVGDLLEANADPDWEATLCRLVEHKYNRLTFILLRLVFQTSIYYLWKEKNDRRHTGKIKPVAQMNSLIDKTVRNRILSTRYFEKAKLRGLLQR, encoded by the coding sequence ATGGAGCAGTGGAGAGTAGCGCAAGGCTGTGTGTTCTGTGGCGAGCCAAATGAGACTAGAGATCATCTCTTCTTCGCATGTCCTTACACATTCACTGTATTGATTGACGCAGTAGGTGATCTGTTAGAAGCCAATGCCGATCCTGATTGGGAAGCTACTCTTTGTCGCTTGGTGGAACACAAGTATAATCGACTCACCTTTATACTCTTGAGATTGGTGTTCCAAACGTCCATTTACTACCTATGGAAGGAGAAGAATGATAGGAGACATACGGGGAAGATCAAGCCGGTAGCCCAGATGAATTCTCTTATAGACAAAACGGTTCGGAACAGGATCTTGTCTACCCGTTACTTTGAGAAAGCAAAGCTTCGGGGACTGCTCCAACGATGA